The Chelonoidis abingdonii isolate Lonesome George chromosome 21, CheloAbing_2.0, whole genome shotgun sequence genome contains a region encoding:
- the ACLY gene encoding ATP-citrate synthase isoform X3: MSAKAISEQTGKEFLYKYICTSSAIQNRFKYARVTTDTDWDRLTQDHPWLLTERLVVKPDQLIKRRGKLGLVGVNLDLGQVKAWLKLRLGKETTIAKATGILKNFLIEPFVPHKQEEEFYVCIYAAREGDYVLFHHQGGVDVGDVDAKAQKLLVRVDEKLSASDVKKHLLVHALEEKKDVLASFISGLFNLYEDLYFTYLEINPLVVTKDGVYVLDLAAKIDATADYICKVKWGDVEFPPPFGREAYPEATYIADLDAKSGASLKLTLLNPKGRIWTMVAGGGASVVYSDTICDLGGVNELANYGEYSGAPSEQQTYDYAKTILSLMTREKHPEGKILIIGGSIANFTNVAATFKGIVRAIKDYQGPLQEHGVRIFVRRGGPNYQEGLRVMGEVGKTTGIPIHVFGTETHMTAIVGMALGQRPIPNQPPAAAHTANFLLNTSGSCSTPAPSRTASFSECKPDGIAPAKKAKPMTPPGKATTLFSCHTKAIVWGMQTRAVQGMLDFDYICSRDEPSVTAMVYPFTGDHKQKFYWGHKEILIPVFKNMSDAMRKHPEVDVLINFASLRSAYDSTIETMSFPQIRTIAIIAEGIPEALTRKLIKTADKKGVTIIGPATVGGIKPGCFKIGNTGGMLDNILASKLYRPGSVAYVSRSGGMSNELNNIISRATDGVYEGVAIGGDRYPGSTFMDHVLRYQDTPGVKMIVVLGEIGGTEEYKISRGIKEGRITKPVVCWCIGTCATMFSSEVQFGHAGACANQASETAVAKNQALKEAGVFVPQSFDELGDVIQSVYEDLVSKGVIEPAQEVPPPTVPMDYSWARELGLIRKPASFMTSICDERGQELIYAGMPITEVFKEEMGIGGVLGLLWFQRRLPKYACHFIEMCLMVTADHGPAVSGAHNTIVCARAGKDLVSSLTSGLLTIGDRFGGALDAAAKMFSKAFDSGIIPMEFVNKMKKEGKLIMGIGHRVKSINNPDMRVQILKDYVKQHFPATPLLDYALEVEKITTSKKPNLILNVDGFIGVAFVDVLRNCGSFTREEADEYIDIGALNGIFVLGRSMGFIGHYLDQKRLKQGLYRHPWDDISYVLPEHMTM, from the exons ATGTCAGCCAAAGCCATATCTGAGCAGACGGGGAAGGAGTTCCTGTACAAATATATCTGCACATCCTCAGCCATTCAGAACCGCTTCAAGTATGCCAGAGTGACGACTGACACCGACTGGGATCGGCTGACCCAGGATCATCCCTGGCTCCTGACTGAG CGTCTGGTGGTGAAGCCGGATCAGCTGATAAAACGGCGTGGGAAGCTTGGATTAGTTGGAGTTAATCTTGACCTGGGTCAGGTGAAGGCTTGGCTCAAACTACGTCTGGGAAAAGAAACTACG ATCGCTAAAGCGACAGGTATCCTTAAGAACTTCCTGATCGAGCCCTTCGTCCCTCACAAGCAG GAAGAAGAGTTCTACGTGTGCATCTATGCTGCCCGCGAGGGGGACTATGTGCTCTTCCACCATCAAGGGGGTGTGGACGTGGGAGATGTTGATGCCAAAGCTCAGAAGCTCTTGGTGAGGGTGGATGAAAAGCTCAGTGCATCCGATGTGAAAAAACATCTCTTGGTGCACGCactggaggagaagaaaga TGTCCTGGCTAGCTTCATATCTGGCCTTTTCAACCTTTACGAAGACTTGTATTTCACGTACCTGGAGATAAATCCACTAG TTGTGACTAAAGATGGTGTCTATGTTCTGGATTTGGCTGCAAAGATTGACGCTACAGCTGACTACATCTGCAAAGTGAAATGGGGGGATGTGGAGTTCCCCCCTCCCTTTGGCAGAGAGGCTTATCCAGAGGCAA CCTATATCGCTGATCTGGACGCAAAGAGCGGAGCCAGCTTGAAACTGACTCTTCTCAACCCCAAGGGGAGGATCTGGACCAtggtggctggaggaggggcatcTGTGGTTTACAG TGACACCATTTGTGACCTGGGGGGTGTAAATGAACTGGCAAACTATGGGGAATACTCTGGAGCCCCTAGTGAGCAGCAGACATACGACTATGCAAAGACCATTCTCTCCCTCATGACTCGGGAGAAGCACCCAGAGG GCAAAATCCTGATAATTGGAGGCAGCATTGCTAACTTCACCAATGTGGCAGCCACCTTTAAG GGTATTGTGAGAGCCATTAAGGATTACCAGGGCCCTTTGCAAGAGCATGGTGTGAGGATCTTTGTACGGAGAGGAGGCCCTAACTACCAGGAAGGGTTGCGCGTCATGGGTGAAGTGG GAAAAACCACCGGGATCCCAATCCATGTCTTTGGGACAGAGACCCACATGACAGCCATTGTAGGCATGGCACTCGGCCAGCGACCTATCCCTAATcagcctcctgcagcagcccaCACCGCTAACTTCCTCCTCAATACCAGCGGTAGCTGTTCT ACACCAGCACCAAGCAGAACCGCCTCTTTTTCTGAGTGCAAACCTGATGGGATTGCTCCAGCCAAGAAAGCGAAGCCCATGACACCTCCTG GTAAAGCCACAACCCTGTTCAGCTGTCACACCAAAGCTATTGTTTGGGGGATGCAGACACGAGCTGTGCAGGGCATGCTGGACTTTGATTATATCTGCTCCAGGGATGAGCCTTCGGTCACTGCCATGGTTTATCCATTCAC TGGCGATCACAAGCAGAAATTCTATTGGGGCCACAAGGAAATCCTGATCCCTGTCTTCAAGAACATGTCTGATGCCATGAGGAAGCACCCAGAGGTAGATGTGCTGATCAACTTTGCATCTCTGCGGTCTGCTTATGACAGTACCATCGAGACTATGAGCTTTCCACAG ATCCGCACCATTGCCATCATTGCCGAAGGCATTCCAGAGGCACTGACACGCAAACTAATCAAGACTGCTGACAAGAAAGGGGTTACTATAATCGGGCCTGCGACT GttggtgggatcaaacctggatGCTTTAAAATAGGCAATACGGGGGGTATGTTGGATAATATCCTGGCATCAAAACTCTACCGGCCCGGCAGTGTAGCTTATGTTTCCCGCTCTGGAGGAATGTCCAATGAGCTCAACAACATAATCTCCAGAGCCACAGATGGGGTCTATGAAGGTGTGGCTATTGGCGGAGACAG ATATCCTGGATCAACTTTCATGGACCATGTATTACGCTATCAGGACACACCGGGAGTGAAAATGATtgtggtgctgggggag ATTGGAGGCACAGAAGAGTACAAGATCAGCAGGGGTATTAAAGAGGGCCGCATCACTAAGCCTGTTGTCTGCTGGTGCATTGGTACCTGTGCCACCATGTTCTCTTCAGag GTGCAGTTCGGCCATGCAGGAGCTTGTGCCAACCAGGCGTCTGAAACTGCTGTTGCAAAGAACCAGGCCCTGAAAGAAGCTGGAGTATTTGTTCCCCAGAGTTTTGATGAGCTTGGAGATGTAATTCA GTCTGTGTATGAAGATCTCGTTTCCAAAGGAGTGATCGAACCGGCCCAGGAAGTGCCTCCCCCCACTGTACCAATGGACTATTCTTGGGCAAGG GAGCTGGGTCTGATCCGGAAACCAGCTTCTTTCATGACCAGCATCTGTGATGAGAGGGGCCAGGAGCTGATCTATGCTGGGATGCCTATCACCGAGGTCTTCAAAGAGGAGATGGGAATTGGTGGGGTCCTGGGCCTGCTCTGGTTTCAGAGGAG GTTACCAAAGTATGCCTGTCACTTCATTGAGATGTGTTTGATGGTAACAGCAGATCATGGACCCGCCGTATCGGGAGCCCACAACACCATTGTCTGTGCAAGAGCTGGGAAAGACCTGGTCTCTAGTCTCACCTCAGGTCTTCTCACTATT GGAGATCGATTTGGTGGTGCATTGGATGCCGCAGCTAAGATGTTCAGTAAGGCCTTTGACAGTGGTATTATCCCTATGGAGTTCGTTAACAAGATGAAGAAAGAAGGGAAACTGATCATGGGCATTGGACACAGGGTCAAATCA ATAAATAACCCAGACATGAGAGTTCAAATTCTCAAGGACTATGTGAAGCAGCACTTTCCTGCTACCCCACTACTGGACTATGCACTTGAAGTAGAAAAAATTACAACTTCCAAG